A part of Lagopus muta isolate bLagMut1 chromosome 26, bLagMut1 primary, whole genome shotgun sequence genomic DNA contains:
- the KLHL26 gene encoding kelch-like protein 26 isoform X1, which translates to MAESGGAEFGAERPSSMADKNSTLKCTFSAPGHSTTLLQGLASLRAQAQLLDVILTINNEVFQVHKVVLAACSDYFRAMFTGGMREASQDVIELKGVSAKGLKHIIDFAYSAEVTLDLDCIQDVLGAAVFLQMVPVVELCEEFLKSAMSVETCLNIGQMATTFSLASLKESVDAFTFRHFLQISEEEDFLHLPLERLVFFLQSNKLQSCSEIDLFRAAVRWLQYDPTRRASASQVLCHIRFPLMKSSELVDNVQTFDIMVEDVLCRQYLLEAFNYQILPFRQHEMQSPRTTIRSDVLSLVTFGGTPYTDNDRTVSCKVFCLPDAGGRQFKELTEMEVGSSHSCVAVLDNFVYIVGGQHLQYRSGEGAVDICYRYDPHLNQWLRIQAMQESRIQFQLNVLHGMVYATGGRNRSGSLASVEKYCPKDNEWTYVCSLKRRTWGHAGATVGDKLYISGGYGISVEDKKALHCYDPAADQWEFKTPMNEPRVLHAMVSANNRIYALGGRMDHVDRCFDVLAVEYYVPETDQWTTVSPMRAGQSEAGCCLLEKKIYIVGGYNWHLNNVTSIVQVYNTETDEWERDLHFPESFAGIACAPVILPQITTQR; encoded by the exons caTGGCTGACAAGAACAGCACCCTGAAATGCACGTTCTCTGCTCCTGGCCACAGCACCACTCTACTGCAGGGACTGGCCTCGCTCCGAGCTCAGGCTCAGCTGCTTGATGTCATCCTCACTATAAATAATGAAGTGTTTCAGGTTCATAAAGTTGTCTTGGCTGCCTGCAGTGACTATTTCAG GGCGATGTTCACAGGCGGGATGAGAGAAGCCAGCCAAGACGTGATCGAACTGAAAGGTGTATCTGCAAAGGGGCTGAAACACATCATAGACTTCGCGTACAGTGCTGAAGTGACTCTCGATCTTGACTGCATTCAGGACGTTCTGGGAGCTGCCGTCTTCCTCCAGATGGTGCCTGTCGTGGAGCTCTGCGAGGAATTCCTGAAATCTGCCATGAGCGTAGAAACGTGTCTCAATATCGGGCAGATGGCCACCACCTTTAGCCTCGCCTCCTTAAAGGAATCCGTGGATGCATTCACCTTCAGGCATTTCCTCCAGATCTCCGAGGAGGAGGATTTCCTCCACCTGCCTCTGGAGCGCCTcgttttcttcctgcagagcaataagctgcaaagctgcagcGAGATCGACCTGTTCCGCGCCGCCGTCCGCTGGCTGCAGTACGACCCCACGCGCCGTGCCAGCGCCAGCCAGGTGCTGTGCCACATCCGCTTCCCGCTCATGAAGTCCTCCGAGCTGGTGGACAACGTGCAGACCTTTGACATCATGGTGGAGGACGTCCTGTGCCGGCAGTACTTGCTGGAGGCCTTCAATTACCAGATCCTGCCTTTCCGGCAGCACGAGATGCAGTCCCCCCGCACCACCATCCGCTCCGACGTCCTGTCCCTCGTCACCTTCGGCGGCACTCCTTACACCGACAACGACCGCACCGTCAGCTGCAAGGTGTTCTGCCTGCCTGATGCCGGCGGGCGCCAGTTCAAGGAGCTGACGGAGATGGAGGTGGGCAGCAGCCATTCCTGCGTGGCCGTGCTGGACAACTTTGTCTACATCGTAGGGGGGCAACACCTGCAGTACCGGAGCGGCGAAGGAGCGGTTGATATTTGCTACCGTTACGATCCTCACCTCAACCAGTGGCTGCGAATCCAGGCCATGCAGGAGAGCAGGATCCAGTTCCAGCTGAACGTCCTGCACGGCATGGTGTACGCCACGGGCGGGAGGAACCGCTCGGGGAGCTTGGCTTCTGTGGAGAAGTATTGCCCCAAAGACAACGAGTGGACTTACGTGTGCTCCCTGAAGCGCAGGACGTGGGGGCACGCCGGGGCCACGGTGGGGGACAAGCTGTACATATCGGGTGGGTATGGGATTTCGGTGGAAGATAAAAAGGCCCTGCACTGCTACGACCCGGCCGCGGATCAGTGGGAGTTTAAAACCCCGATGAACGAACCCAGAGTCCTGCATGCCATGGTCAGTGCAAATAATAGGATTTACGCTCTGGGAGGCCGCATGGACCACGTTGACCGTTGTTTCGATGTTTTGGCCGTGGAATATTATGTGCCTGAAACAGACCAATGGACAACAGTGAGCCCCATGCGTGCAGGTCAGTCGGAAGCCGGCTGTTGTTTgctagaaaaaaagatttacatCGTAGGGGGGTACAACTGGCATCTGAACAACGTCACGAGCATTGTGCAGGTGTATAACACAGAAACTGATGAATGGGAAAGGGACCTGCATTTTCCAGAGTCTTTTGCTGGGATAGCATGTGCTCCTGTGATACTGCCACAGATCACCACCCAGAGATaa
- the KLHL26 gene encoding kelch-like protein 26 isoform X2: MAESGGAEFGAERPSRAMFTGGMREASQDVIELKGVSAKGLKHIIDFAYSAEVTLDLDCIQDVLGAAVFLQMVPVVELCEEFLKSAMSVETCLNIGQMATTFSLASLKESVDAFTFRHFLQISEEEDFLHLPLERLVFFLQSNKLQSCSEIDLFRAAVRWLQYDPTRRASASQVLCHIRFPLMKSSELVDNVQTFDIMVEDVLCRQYLLEAFNYQILPFRQHEMQSPRTTIRSDVLSLVTFGGTPYTDNDRTVSCKVFCLPDAGGRQFKELTEMEVGSSHSCVAVLDNFVYIVGGQHLQYRSGEGAVDICYRYDPHLNQWLRIQAMQESRIQFQLNVLHGMVYATGGRNRSGSLASVEKYCPKDNEWTYVCSLKRRTWGHAGATVGDKLYISGGYGISVEDKKALHCYDPAADQWEFKTPMNEPRVLHAMVSANNRIYALGGRMDHVDRCFDVLAVEYYVPETDQWTTVSPMRAGQSEAGCCLLEKKIYIVGGYNWHLNNVTSIVQVYNTETDEWERDLHFPESFAGIACAPVILPQITTQR; encoded by the coding sequence GGCGATGTTCACAGGCGGGATGAGAGAAGCCAGCCAAGACGTGATCGAACTGAAAGGTGTATCTGCAAAGGGGCTGAAACACATCATAGACTTCGCGTACAGTGCTGAAGTGACTCTCGATCTTGACTGCATTCAGGACGTTCTGGGAGCTGCCGTCTTCCTCCAGATGGTGCCTGTCGTGGAGCTCTGCGAGGAATTCCTGAAATCTGCCATGAGCGTAGAAACGTGTCTCAATATCGGGCAGATGGCCACCACCTTTAGCCTCGCCTCCTTAAAGGAATCCGTGGATGCATTCACCTTCAGGCATTTCCTCCAGATCTCCGAGGAGGAGGATTTCCTCCACCTGCCTCTGGAGCGCCTcgttttcttcctgcagagcaataagctgcaaagctgcagcGAGATCGACCTGTTCCGCGCCGCCGTCCGCTGGCTGCAGTACGACCCCACGCGCCGTGCCAGCGCCAGCCAGGTGCTGTGCCACATCCGCTTCCCGCTCATGAAGTCCTCCGAGCTGGTGGACAACGTGCAGACCTTTGACATCATGGTGGAGGACGTCCTGTGCCGGCAGTACTTGCTGGAGGCCTTCAATTACCAGATCCTGCCTTTCCGGCAGCACGAGATGCAGTCCCCCCGCACCACCATCCGCTCCGACGTCCTGTCCCTCGTCACCTTCGGCGGCACTCCTTACACCGACAACGACCGCACCGTCAGCTGCAAGGTGTTCTGCCTGCCTGATGCCGGCGGGCGCCAGTTCAAGGAGCTGACGGAGATGGAGGTGGGCAGCAGCCATTCCTGCGTGGCCGTGCTGGACAACTTTGTCTACATCGTAGGGGGGCAACACCTGCAGTACCGGAGCGGCGAAGGAGCGGTTGATATTTGCTACCGTTACGATCCTCACCTCAACCAGTGGCTGCGAATCCAGGCCATGCAGGAGAGCAGGATCCAGTTCCAGCTGAACGTCCTGCACGGCATGGTGTACGCCACGGGCGGGAGGAACCGCTCGGGGAGCTTGGCTTCTGTGGAGAAGTATTGCCCCAAAGACAACGAGTGGACTTACGTGTGCTCCCTGAAGCGCAGGACGTGGGGGCACGCCGGGGCCACGGTGGGGGACAAGCTGTACATATCGGGTGGGTATGGGATTTCGGTGGAAGATAAAAAGGCCCTGCACTGCTACGACCCGGCCGCGGATCAGTGGGAGTTTAAAACCCCGATGAACGAACCCAGAGTCCTGCATGCCATGGTCAGTGCAAATAATAGGATTTACGCTCTGGGAGGCCGCATGGACCACGTTGACCGTTGTTTCGATGTTTTGGCCGTGGAATATTATGTGCCTGAAACAGACCAATGGACAACAGTGAGCCCCATGCGTGCAGGTCAGTCGGAAGCCGGCTGTTGTTTgctagaaaaaaagatttacatCGTAGGGGGGTACAACTGGCATCTGAACAACGTCACGAGCATTGTGCAGGTGTATAACACAGAAACTGATGAATGGGAAAGGGACCTGCATTTTCCAGAGTCTTTTGCTGGGATAGCATGTGCTCCTGTGATACTGCCACAGATCACCACCCAGAGATaa